In one window of Mesotoga sp. UBA6090 DNA:
- a CDS encoding IclR family transcriptional regulator, producing MQSVERIVRIIGSFSLTEPRLGLDDLTKKSGLPKATVYRIAEALCEEHVLEKDGVTSTYRIGIKLFELGSLYLSSMRIKDIAFGEMEKLHLETGETIHMGILDGNEVVSIEGFESSRSLHTKLFIGKRAPLYCTAVGKAILAFLPDRDREKLVESLELVPHTSKTITDRDSLRDELERIRSRGTAFDRGENEDGVVCVGAPIFGSSREVVASISISGPVFRMGEEVLTRYSRMLKEVVERISATQGYRSQES from the coding sequence ATGCAAAGTGTTGAGAGGATTGTCAGAATAATAGGTTCATTTAGTCTTACGGAACCCCGACTGGGTCTCGATGATCTGACGAAGAAAAGCGGGCTTCCCAAAGCTACCGTGTACCGAATTGCTGAAGCTCTTTGTGAAGAACATGTGCTCGAAAAAGATGGTGTGACTTCTACTTACAGAATAGGAATCAAGCTCTTCGAGTTAGGGAGTTTATATCTTTCTTCCATGAGGATCAAGGATATTGCTTTTGGCGAGATGGAGAAACTGCACCTCGAGACCGGGGAGACTATTCACATGGGAATCCTTGACGGGAATGAAGTCGTCTCTATTGAAGGATTTGAAAGTTCAAGGTCACTGCACACGAAGCTTTTCATAGGAAAACGAGCCCCTCTTTACTGCACTGCAGTTGGGAAGGCGATTCTGGCCTTTCTACCGGACCGTGATCGCGAAAAGTTGGTCGAATCGCTTGAGCTTGTGCCACATACTTCGAAGACGATCACTGACAGAGATTCTCTAAGAGATGAATTAGAAAGAATAAGATCAAGAGGAACGGCCTTCGACAGAGGCGAGAACGAAGATGGAGTTGTCTGTGTCGGAGCTCCAATATTCGGTTCATCTCGCGAAGTTGTTGCCTCTATTAGCATATCCGGTCCGGTCTTCAGGATGGGAGAAGAAGTTCTGACACGATATTCGAGAATGCTGAAAGAAGTTGTGGAAAGAATCTCTGCTACTCAGGGGTACAGATCACAAGAATCATAG
- a CDS encoding TRAP transporter large permease — protein MGLILFFIVFGATFALGYPIAFGMIMGGFAYFITSGMDLGIFLDIMAIELRAQDVLLAVPMFIFAANVMNDTEITDRLFGFLKQLLGGMRGGLAYANIGASIIFAGMSGSEIADVSGLGTIEIKAMMDDGYDGPFACAVTCASATISPLIPPSIPMVIYAMLTGTSLGYLFLAGIIPGLFLGFLEAGMAYYLSKKRNYPVGKRYPLKVLAKSFIRSFPALMAPIILLAGIYGGIFTPTESAAVLAAYSILVSIFIYRTLGVKKLRKIMLKTVYNVGAISFMIAGAFVVKYVLAREEIPLLLTNTFMDLGLLSSAWMLLLSVNVLFFILGMFFDVSVIQLVVIPIVFPLVRAVGIDPVHFGIVTTFNLMLALDTPPYGQTGFITSAISKTPVGKVFKEMLKYWIPIEVMGLVLITYWADFVLWLPRLLGYAH, from the coding sequence ATGGGATTGATACTCTTTTTCATAGTATTCGGTGCTACCTTCGCCCTTGGATATCCCATTGCATTTGGAATGATAATGGGCGGTTTCGCCTACTTCATCACTTCCGGAATGGATCTTGGAATCTTTCTTGACATAATGGCAATAGAATTGAGAGCTCAGGATGTCTTGTTGGCAGTTCCAATGTTTATATTCGCTGCAAACGTAATGAATGATACTGAGATAACCGACAGACTTTTCGGTTTCTTGAAACAGCTTCTGGGTGGCATGCGTGGCGGTCTTGCATATGCAAATATTGGTGCGAGCATCATTTTCGCAGGCATGAGCGGTTCGGAAATAGCTGACGTTTCTGGTCTCGGGACAATAGAGATAAAGGCTATGATGGACGACGGGTATGATGGACCCTTTGCCTGTGCGGTTACGTGTGCTTCGGCAACTATTTCTCCTCTCATTCCTCCCAGTATCCCGATGGTAATCTATGCCATGCTGACAGGAACCTCTCTGGGATACTTGTTTCTTGCAGGGATTATTCCGGGGCTCTTTCTGGGTTTTCTTGAGGCTGGGATGGCCTACTATCTCTCGAAAAAGAGAAACTATCCAGTAGGAAAGAGATATCCGCTGAAAGTACTTGCGAAGAGTTTCATTAGATCCTTTCCCGCTCTAATGGCTCCGATTATTCTCCTGGCCGGGATCTACGGAGGAATATTCACTCCAACTGAATCTGCGGCCGTTCTCGCTGCATATTCTATACTCGTCAGTATCTTTATCTATCGTACGCTTGGAGTTAAGAAGCTGAGAAAGATAATGCTCAAAACTGTCTATAACGTAGGTGCTATAAGCTTCATGATTGCCGGTGCCTTCGTTGTGAAATATGTGCTTGCAAGAGAAGAGATACCTTTATTGCTGACGAACACTTTCATGGATTTGGGACTTCTTTCTAGTGCATGGATGCTGCTTCTAAGTGTGAACGTTCTCTTCTTCATACTTGGAATGTTCTTTGATGTATCCGTGATACAGCTGGTTGTAATACCGATAGTCTTTCCACTTGTGAGGGCTGTGGGGATAGACCCCGTTCACTTCGGAATTGTAACTACTTTCAACCTGATGCTTGCCCTTGACACTCCTCCTTACGGGCAAACGGGCTTCATAACGAGCGCAATAAGCAAGACTCCGGTCGGCAAGGTCTTCAAAGAGATGCTAAAATACTGGATACCAATCGAAGTCATGGGACTTGTACTAATTACTTACTGGGCAGATTTTGTTCTTTGGCTGCCGAGACTACTTGGTTATGCTCATTGA
- a CDS encoding TRAP transporter small permease: MKKLLASLFKVVQTALNLIESWGGIIFLGLLFLSIFFQVILRYVFSSPSPELFEIAQYSFIWTIFLGAPYARKFDAHIKFDILFLKLPRKAQLLLQIAFDLFFCTVLFVTLGPVLGDVLFYKIIKSEVLRIPWTYLFMCFPIFMVLTFIHNVIWIVKSFIELFSGRIVPKEVEPWD; this comes from the coding sequence ATGAAGAAACTCTTGGCGTCACTTTTCAAAGTCGTTCAAACTGCGCTGAATTTGATCGAATCCTGGGGCGGAATAATATTTCTTGGACTGCTCTTCCTCAGCATCTTTTTCCAGGTGATTCTGAGGTATGTATTTAGTAGCCCTTCACCGGAATTGTTCGAGATAGCGCAATACAGCTTCATATGGACGATTTTCCTCGGAGCGCCTTATGCAAGAAAATTCGATGCACACATAAAATTTGACATTTTATTTCTCAAACTTCCCAGAAAGGCGCAGCTGCTTCTCCAGATAGCGTTCGATCTCTTTTTTTGTACTGTGCTTTTTGTAACGCTTGGACCTGTGCTCGGCGATGTTCTTTTCTATAAGATCATCAAGTCCGAAGTCTTAAGGATTCCCTGGACTTATCTCTTCATGTGTTTCCCCATTTTCATGGTCTTGACTTTCATTCACAACGTAATCTGGATAGTGAAGAGCTTCATAGAACTCTTCTCTGGAAGAATCGTTCCCAAGGAGGTTGAACCATGGGATTGA